A single window of Microplitis demolitor isolate Queensland-Clemson2020A chromosome 7, iyMicDemo2.1a, whole genome shotgun sequence DNA harbors:
- the LOC103569442 gene encoding lysine-specific demethylase 5A isoform X1, giving the protein MVSKVNDFESTRYSRTAAYMKNMMGEKSSGCGAADSEFEFGAPPEAPVFEPTAEEFLDPLGYIAKIRPIAEKSGICKIKPPPNWQPPFAVDVDKFKFVPRIQRLNELEAKTRIKLNFLDQIAKFWELQGSSLKIPLVEKKALDLYSLHKIVSEEGGIETVRRERRWAKIANKLGYPSGKSVGSILKNHYERILYPFDVFKQGKTLGDIKIEAPETEASEKKDRDYKPHGIISRQQIKPPTAKFSRRSKRFTGQDEKQDVAAVKQEDCKEECDSDNECKEEIKLEDDKDSKELKKLQFYGAGPKMAGYITKETKKSNKTRGIKYTYDYDPLAKYICHNCGRGDMEESMLLCDGCDDSYHTFCLLPPLTEIPKGDWRCPKCVAEEVSKPMEAFGFEQAQREYTLQQFGEMADQFKSDYFNMPVHMVPTSLVEKEFWRIVSSIDEDVTVEYGADLHTMDHGSGFPTKTSVNLFTCDQEYAESSWNLNNLPVLHGSVLGHINADISGMKVPWMYVGMCFATFCWHNEDHWSYSINYLHWGEPKTWYGVPGSEAEKFELSMRSAAPELFHSQPDLLHQLVTIMNPTILTNEGVPVFRTDQHAGEFVVTFPRAYHAGFNQGYNFAEAVNFAPADWLKIGRECITHYSNLRRFCVFSHDELVCKMSLDPDSLDIGVATATYQDMLTMVDDEKKLRKNLLEWGVSEAEREAFELLPDDERQCEACKTTCFLSAVTCSCQSNQLVCLRHFRDLCNCPPEKHTLRYRYTLDELPIMLQKLKLKSESFDSWVAKVKEAMDPKGEKIELTELKELLSEAEVKKFPDSELLTALTTAVQDAEKCASVAQQLLNNKQRTRTRQTVDTKYKLTIEELTLFYKEITNLCCELKESDGVKYILDQVLQFQKDADEFEAQNDDCDLDKLEKCIDFGDSICIELPQLVRLKQKLSQIQWLDEVKTMLDDSKSITREDLTKLIEQGMSIPPHISIETMLSKLQQLVINIDKWEERAKGYLQAKSRHNVCVIEEFIQEADDIDAYLPSLDSLQDILIKAKNWTKTVDEIQARDIFPYYDTLDELVRKGKNIPLHLEPLPMLESTLSQAKAWKERTARTFLRKNSHYTLMEALSPRIGVGVQAMKTKKNKGDESVGALYVCDTKLDDSSDSANVVAAFKLAEQREMDAMRNLRDRNMQKGTLDDSRYCVCRRPRFGLMLQCELCKDWFHSNCVPLPKTIHKGKVQPSREIKFLCPCCLRSRRPRLESILALLVGLQKIPIRLPEGEALTCLTERAMNWQDRARRALATEEISSVLAKLSALSQKLVEAAAREKTEKIISTELKKAANNPELHQRVQAIAPLSGVHSDDSVLSAADDDDDVVTIDGDEPSCSTFNSNEHAYSYISKLQRKLQSQGGESAVTLSLSARTKLEDLMMEGDLLEVALDETQHIWRILSHTNSPTTVRKYAAFEDVQANFNSDVKDVKKRGRKRKSDEFDLVKSISRQKIIDEKNQTASPNAVVKKKGTGSATSSPGAGAAGLNNKDKKLVPQSPIKRGPRKVWNIKRKEGDDVPKKKGGNRKKTKQDTSDEEDDCAADNCLRPNGREVDWVQCDGGCNGWFHMHCVGLDRTELAEEDDYICSNCKDADQNTTSQGYLSGDNEQEIEEPTSFARTY; this is encoded by the exons ATGGTATCCAAGGTAAATGATTTTGAGAGTACGAGGTACAGTCGAACTGCTGCTTACATGAAGAACATGATGGGCGAGAAAAGTTCTGGATGTGGAGCTGCCGACTCGGAATTCGAGTTTGGTGCACCTCCTGAAGCCCCCGTCTTCGAGCCGACCGCCGAAGAGTTCCTGGACCCGCTGGGATACATCGCCAAGATTCGTCCGATTGCTGAAAAGTCTGGGATATGCAAAATAAAACCGCCGCCT AACTGGCAGCCTCCATTTGCAGTGGAcgtcgataaatttaaatttgtaccGAGGATACAGAGGCTGAATGAGCTGGAGGCTAAAACGAGgataaaactcaattttttagaTCAAATTGCTAAATTTTGGGAGCTTCAGGGCTCCTCGTTAAAAATTCCACTCGTTGAAAAGAAAGCTTTGGATCTTTATTCATTACACAAAATAGTTAGTGAAGAAg GAGGAATTGAAACGGTGAGGAGAGAGCGGAGGTGGGCAAAAATAGCGAACAAATTAGGATATCCTTCGGGTAAAAGTGTTggcagtattttaaaaaatcattacgaGAGAATTTTGTATCCATTTGATGTATTCAAGCAGGGAAAAACACTCGGTGATATT aaaatagaagcACCAGAAACAGAAGCGAGTGAGAAGAAAGACCGCGACTACAAACCTCATGGTATAATATCACGTCAGCAGATAAAACCACCAACGGCTAAATTTTCTCGTCGATCAAAACGTTTTACTGGTCAGGATGAGAAGCAAGATGTGGCTGCTGTCAAGCAGGAGGATTGCAAAGAGGAATGTGACTCTGACAATGAGTGCAAGGAAGAAATCAAACTGGAAGACGACAAAGACAGTAAGGAGCTTAAGAAGTTGCAGTTCTACGGAGCTGGACCCAAGATGGCGGGCTACATTAccaaagaaactaaaaaatcaaacaaaacACGTGGAATTAAGTACACGTATGACTATGATCCACTTGCCAAGTACATTTGCCACAATTGCGGACGTGGAGACATGGAAGAGAGTATGCTGTTGTGCGATGGCTGCGATGACAGCTACCACACGTTTTGTCTTCTTCCACCACTGACGGAAATACCTAAAGGCGACTGGAGATGTCCCAAGTGTGTTGCCGAGGAAGTTTCTAAGCCCATGGAAGCTTTTGGATTCGAGCAGGCCCAGAGGGAGTACACACTCCAGCAGTTTGGGGAGATGGCCGACCAGTTCAAGAGTGATTACTTCAACATGCCTGTTCACATGGTCCCCACGTCGCTGGTAGAGAAGGAGTTCTGGAGAATAGTGTCTTCCATTGATGAAGATGTTACTGTTGAGTACGGAGCGGATCTGCATACTATGGATCATGGCTCTGGATTTCCCACAAAGACCAGCGTTAATTTGTTCACTTGCGACCAAGAGTATGCCGAGTCTTCGTGGAATCTAAACAATCTTCCGGTATTACATGGCAGTGTCTTGGGTCACATTAATGCGGACATAAGTGGAATGAAAGTACCCTGGATGTACGTTGGTATGTGCTTTGCTACATTCTGCTGGCACAACGAAGATCACTGGAGCTATTCGATAAACTATTTACACTGGGGAGAACCCAAGACCTGGTACGGCGTCCCTGGGTCAGAAGCTGAAAAGTTTGAGCTGTCCATGAGGTCCGCTGCTCCAGAATTATTTCACAGTCAGCCAGATTTACTTCATCAGTTAGTTACAATCATGAATCCGACGATTTTAACTAATGAAG gTGTCCCAGTATTCCGAACGGATCAACATGCCGGTGAATTTGTTGTTACGTTCCCACGAGCTTATCACGCAGGCTTTAATCAAGGCTACAATTTTGCCGAGGCCGTAAATTTCGCTCCTGCCGACTGG CTTAAAATCGGACGGGAATGTATTActcattattcaaatttacgtcGGTTTTGTGTATTCTCCCACGACGAGCTGGTCTGCAAAATGTCCCTGGATCCCGACTCATTGGACATTGGCGTTGCCACGGCAACCTATCAAGACATGCTGACAATGGTAGATGACGAAAAGAAATTGCGCAAAAATTTACTAGAATGG ggTGTTTCAGAGGCAGAACGTGAAGCATTTGAATTATTACCAGACGATGAACGTCAGTGCGAGGCGTGCAAGACGACATGTTTCCTCAGCGCAGTGACTTGTTCGTGTCAGAGTAACCAGCTAGTGTGTCTGAGGCATTTTCGTGATCTCTGTAACTGTCCACCGGAAAAACATACTCTGAGATATCGGTACACGCTTGATGAGCTGCCGATAATGCtgcaaaaattgaaacttaaGTCCGAGTCATTTGACTCATGGGTTGCTAAAGTGAAGGAGGCAATGGATCCCAAGGGAGAGAAGATTGAGCTGACAGAATTGAAGGAGTTGCTGAGTGAAGCGGAGGTTAAAAAGTTTCCCGACAGCGAACTGTTGACGGCGTTGACTACTGCTGTCCAAGACGCCGAGAAGTGTGCGAGTGTAGCCCAGCAGTTGCTGAACAACAAACAGCGGACACGGACACGTCAGACGGTTGACACTAAGTACAAATTGACGATCGAGGAGTTGACCCTCTTTTATAAAGAGATAACAAATTTATGCTGTGAATTAAAAGAGTCTGATGGTGTTAAATATATTCTGGACCAGGTGTTACAGTTCCAGAAAGACGCAGACGAGTTCGAAGCCCAGAATGATGATTGTGATTTAGATAAATTGGAGAAGTGCATCGACTTTGGTGATTCTATTTGCATCGAGCTGCCGCAATTGGTGAGATTGAAACAGAAATTGAGTCAGATTCAATGGCTTGATGAAGTTAAGACCATGTTGGACGATTCTAAATCAATAACGAGAGAGGATCTCACTAAATTGATTGAACAGGGGATGTCAATTCCACCCCACATAAGTATCGAAACTATGCTATCAAAGTTACAGCAGCTTGTGATTAATATCGACAAGTGGGAGGAGAGAGCCAAGGGATATTTGCAAGCCAAGAGTCGACACAATGTCTGCGTTATTGAGGAATTTATTCAGGAAGCCGATGACATTGATGCTTACTTACCTAGTCTTGATAGTCTCCAGGATATATTGATAAAAGCTAAAAATTGGACCAAGACTGTTGATGAAATTCAAGCCCGTGACATTTTTCCGTACTACGATACTCTCGACGAGCTTGTACGTAAGGGAAAAAATATTCCACTGCATTTAGAACCACTTCCAATGCTCGAGTCAACGCTGTCACAAGCAAAAGCTTGGAAGGAACGAACAGCGAGGacatttttacgtaaaaattcTCATTATACTTTGATGGAAGCCCTGTCACCGCGTATTGGTGTCGGTGTCCAAGCAATGAAGACTAAGAAAAACAAAGGAGACGAGAGTGTTGGTGCACTATATGTCTGCGACACAAAACTTGACGATTCTAGTGACTCGGCAAATGTCGTAGCTGCCTTTAAATTAGCCGAGCAACGTGAAATGGACGCGATGAGAAATTTGAGGGATAGAAATATGCAAAAAGGAACATTAGATGACTCAAGGTATTGCGTTTGTCGCAGGCCACGTTTTGGATTAATGCTGCAGTGCGAATTATGCAAGGATTGGTTCCATTCAAATTGTGTCCCACTTCCAAAGACAATACACAAGGGTAAAGTACAGCCGTCAcgggaaattaaatttctgtgTCCGTGTTGTTTGAGATCACGAAGACCGCGACTTGAGTCCATTCTTGCTCTACTGGTTGGCTTGCAAAAAATTCCCATACGATTACCTGAGGGTGAAGCACTCACTTGTCTCACTGAACGCGCCATGAACTGGCAAGATCGTGCTCGACGTGCACTTGCCACCGAGGAAATATCATCAGTGCTGGCGAAGCTGTCGGCGTTGTCACAGAAACTTGTTGAAGCAGCGGCACGTgagaaaacagaaaaaataataagtaccGAATTGAAGAAGGCTGCTAATAATCCAGAATTACACCAACGAGTACAAGCTATTGCGCCATTAAGTGGCGTACATTCTGATGACAGTGTACTCAGTGCTGct gatgatgacgatgacgtTGTTACCATTGATGGTGATGAACCTTCCTGCAGTACTTTCAATAGTAATGAGCACGCGTATTCGTATA tatcAAAATTACAGCGTAAATTACAATCACAAGGAGGCGAGAGTGCGGTAACCCTGTCGCTGAGTGCCCGAACAAAACTTGAAGACTTAATGATGGAGGGTGATTTACTTGAAGTGGCTCTTGATGAGACCCAGCACATCTGGCGGATTCTCAGTCACACAAATAGCCCGACGACAGTGCGCAAGTACGCGGCATTTGAAGACGTTCAGGCGAATTTCAATTCTGATGTCAAAGATGTGAAAAAGCGCGGGAGAAAGAGAAAGTCTGATGAATTTGATCTGGTGAAATCTATTAGCCGTCAGAAAATAATTGACGAAAAAAATCAGACTGCGAGTCCCAATGCTGTTGTAAAGAAAAAGGGAACTGGGTCAGCGACAAGTAGTCCTGGAGCTGGAGCTGCGGGGTTGAATAATAAAGATAAGAAATTAGTACCACAGAGTCCAATTAAACGTGGACCTCGTAAGGTATGGAat atCAAACGAAAGGAAGGAGATGACGTGCCCAAGAAAAAAGGaggaaacagaaaaaaaacaaaacaggATACCTCCGATGAGGAAGACGATTGTGCAGCAGACAATTGCCTCCGACCaaatg gaCGAGAAGTCGACTGGGTACAGTGCGACGGTGGGTGCAACGGGTGGTTCCACATGCACTGCGTCGGTCTCGACAGAACCGAGCTCGCAGAGGAAGATGACTACATCTGCAGCAATTGCAAAGACGCGGATCAAAATACAACG tCTCAGGGTTACCTCAGCGGGGACAACGAGCAGGAGATTGAGGAGCCCACGTCCTTCGCCAGGACCTATTAA
- the LOC103569442 gene encoding lysine-specific demethylase 5A isoform X2 produces the protein MVSKVNDFESTRYSRTAAYMKNMMGEKSSGCGAADSEFEFGAPPEAPVFEPTAEEFLDPLGYIAKIRPIAEKSGICKIKPPPNWQPPFAVDVDKFKFVPRIQRLNELEAKTRIKLNFLDQIAKFWELQGSSLKIPLVEKKALDLYSLHKIVSEEGGIETVRRERRWAKIANKLGYPSGKSVGSILKNHYERILYPFDVFKQGKTLGDIKIEAPETEASEKKDRDYKPHGIISRQQIKPPTAKFSRRSKRFTGQDEKQDVAAVKQEDCKEECDSDNECKEEIKLEDDKDSKELKKLQFYGAGPKMAGYITKETKKSNKTRGIKYTYDYDPLAKYICHNCGRGDMEESMLLCDGCDDSYHTFCLLPPLTEIPKGDWRCPKCVAEEVSKPMEAFGFEQAQREYTLQQFGEMADQFKSDYFNMPVHMVPTSLVEKEFWRIVSSIDEDVTVEYGADLHTMDHGSGFPTKTSVNLFTCDQEYAESSWNLNNLPVLHGSVLGHINADISGMKVPWMYVGMCFATFCWHNEDHWSYSINYLHWGEPKTWYGVPGSEAEKFELSMRSAAPELFHSQPDLLHQLVTIMNPTILTNEGVPVFRTDQHAGEFVVTFPRAYHAGFNQGYNFAEAVNFAPADWLKIGRECITHYSNLRRFCVFSHDELVCKMSLDPDSLDIGVATATYQDMLTMVDDEKKLRKNLLEWGVSEAEREAFELLPDDERQCEACKTTCFLSAVTCSCQSNQLVCLRHFRDLCNCPPEKHTLRYRYTLDELPIMLQKLKLKSESFDSWVAKVKEAMDPKGEKIELTELKELLSEAEVKKFPDSELLTALTTAVQDAEKCASVAQQLLNNKQRTRTRQTVDTKYKLTIEELTLFYKEITNLCCELKESDGVKYILDQVLQFQKDADEFEAQNDDCDLDKLEKCIDFGDSICIELPQLVRLKQKLSQIQWLDEVKTMLDDSKSITREDLTKLIEQGMSIPPHISIETMLSKLQQLVINIDKWEERAKGYLQAKSRHNVCVIEEFIQEADDIDAYLPSLDSLQDILIKAKNWTKTVDEIQARDIFPYYDTLDELVRKGKNIPLHLEPLPMLESTLSQAKAWKERTARTFLRKNSHYTLMEALSPRIGVGVQAMKTKKNKGDESVGALYVCDTKLDDSSDSANVVAAFKLAEQREMDAMRNLRDRNMQKGTLDDSRYCVCRRPRFGLMLQCELCKDWFHSNCVPLPKTIHKGKVQPSREIKFLCPCCLRSRRPRLESILALLVGLQKIPIRLPEGEALTCLTERAMNWQDRARRALATEEISSVLAKLSALSQKLVEAAAREKTEKIISTELKKAANNPELHQRVQAIAPLSGVHSDDSVLSAADDDDDVVTIDGDEPSCSTFNSNEHAYSYISKLQRKLQSQGGESAVTLSLSARTKLEDLMMEGDLLEVALDETQHIWRILSHTNSPTTVRKYAAFEDVQANFNSDVKDVKKRGRKRKSDEFDLVKSISRQKIIDEKNQTASPNAVVKKKGTGSATSSPGAGAAGLNNKDKKLVPQSPIKRGPRKIKRKEGDDVPKKKGGNRKKTKQDTSDEEDDCAADNCLRPNGREVDWVQCDGGCNGWFHMHCVGLDRTELAEEDDYICSNCKDADQNTTSQGYLSGDNEQEIEEPTSFARTY, from the exons ATGGTATCCAAGGTAAATGATTTTGAGAGTACGAGGTACAGTCGAACTGCTGCTTACATGAAGAACATGATGGGCGAGAAAAGTTCTGGATGTGGAGCTGCCGACTCGGAATTCGAGTTTGGTGCACCTCCTGAAGCCCCCGTCTTCGAGCCGACCGCCGAAGAGTTCCTGGACCCGCTGGGATACATCGCCAAGATTCGTCCGATTGCTGAAAAGTCTGGGATATGCAAAATAAAACCGCCGCCT AACTGGCAGCCTCCATTTGCAGTGGAcgtcgataaatttaaatttgtaccGAGGATACAGAGGCTGAATGAGCTGGAGGCTAAAACGAGgataaaactcaattttttagaTCAAATTGCTAAATTTTGGGAGCTTCAGGGCTCCTCGTTAAAAATTCCACTCGTTGAAAAGAAAGCTTTGGATCTTTATTCATTACACAAAATAGTTAGTGAAGAAg GAGGAATTGAAACGGTGAGGAGAGAGCGGAGGTGGGCAAAAATAGCGAACAAATTAGGATATCCTTCGGGTAAAAGTGTTggcagtattttaaaaaatcattacgaGAGAATTTTGTATCCATTTGATGTATTCAAGCAGGGAAAAACACTCGGTGATATT aaaatagaagcACCAGAAACAGAAGCGAGTGAGAAGAAAGACCGCGACTACAAACCTCATGGTATAATATCACGTCAGCAGATAAAACCACCAACGGCTAAATTTTCTCGTCGATCAAAACGTTTTACTGGTCAGGATGAGAAGCAAGATGTGGCTGCTGTCAAGCAGGAGGATTGCAAAGAGGAATGTGACTCTGACAATGAGTGCAAGGAAGAAATCAAACTGGAAGACGACAAAGACAGTAAGGAGCTTAAGAAGTTGCAGTTCTACGGAGCTGGACCCAAGATGGCGGGCTACATTAccaaagaaactaaaaaatcaaacaaaacACGTGGAATTAAGTACACGTATGACTATGATCCACTTGCCAAGTACATTTGCCACAATTGCGGACGTGGAGACATGGAAGAGAGTATGCTGTTGTGCGATGGCTGCGATGACAGCTACCACACGTTTTGTCTTCTTCCACCACTGACGGAAATACCTAAAGGCGACTGGAGATGTCCCAAGTGTGTTGCCGAGGAAGTTTCTAAGCCCATGGAAGCTTTTGGATTCGAGCAGGCCCAGAGGGAGTACACACTCCAGCAGTTTGGGGAGATGGCCGACCAGTTCAAGAGTGATTACTTCAACATGCCTGTTCACATGGTCCCCACGTCGCTGGTAGAGAAGGAGTTCTGGAGAATAGTGTCTTCCATTGATGAAGATGTTACTGTTGAGTACGGAGCGGATCTGCATACTATGGATCATGGCTCTGGATTTCCCACAAAGACCAGCGTTAATTTGTTCACTTGCGACCAAGAGTATGCCGAGTCTTCGTGGAATCTAAACAATCTTCCGGTATTACATGGCAGTGTCTTGGGTCACATTAATGCGGACATAAGTGGAATGAAAGTACCCTGGATGTACGTTGGTATGTGCTTTGCTACATTCTGCTGGCACAACGAAGATCACTGGAGCTATTCGATAAACTATTTACACTGGGGAGAACCCAAGACCTGGTACGGCGTCCCTGGGTCAGAAGCTGAAAAGTTTGAGCTGTCCATGAGGTCCGCTGCTCCAGAATTATTTCACAGTCAGCCAGATTTACTTCATCAGTTAGTTACAATCATGAATCCGACGATTTTAACTAATGAAG gTGTCCCAGTATTCCGAACGGATCAACATGCCGGTGAATTTGTTGTTACGTTCCCACGAGCTTATCACGCAGGCTTTAATCAAGGCTACAATTTTGCCGAGGCCGTAAATTTCGCTCCTGCCGACTGG CTTAAAATCGGACGGGAATGTATTActcattattcaaatttacgtcGGTTTTGTGTATTCTCCCACGACGAGCTGGTCTGCAAAATGTCCCTGGATCCCGACTCATTGGACATTGGCGTTGCCACGGCAACCTATCAAGACATGCTGACAATGGTAGATGACGAAAAGAAATTGCGCAAAAATTTACTAGAATGG ggTGTTTCAGAGGCAGAACGTGAAGCATTTGAATTATTACCAGACGATGAACGTCAGTGCGAGGCGTGCAAGACGACATGTTTCCTCAGCGCAGTGACTTGTTCGTGTCAGAGTAACCAGCTAGTGTGTCTGAGGCATTTTCGTGATCTCTGTAACTGTCCACCGGAAAAACATACTCTGAGATATCGGTACACGCTTGATGAGCTGCCGATAATGCtgcaaaaattgaaacttaaGTCCGAGTCATTTGACTCATGGGTTGCTAAAGTGAAGGAGGCAATGGATCCCAAGGGAGAGAAGATTGAGCTGACAGAATTGAAGGAGTTGCTGAGTGAAGCGGAGGTTAAAAAGTTTCCCGACAGCGAACTGTTGACGGCGTTGACTACTGCTGTCCAAGACGCCGAGAAGTGTGCGAGTGTAGCCCAGCAGTTGCTGAACAACAAACAGCGGACACGGACACGTCAGACGGTTGACACTAAGTACAAATTGACGATCGAGGAGTTGACCCTCTTTTATAAAGAGATAACAAATTTATGCTGTGAATTAAAAGAGTCTGATGGTGTTAAATATATTCTGGACCAGGTGTTACAGTTCCAGAAAGACGCAGACGAGTTCGAAGCCCAGAATGATGATTGTGATTTAGATAAATTGGAGAAGTGCATCGACTTTGGTGATTCTATTTGCATCGAGCTGCCGCAATTGGTGAGATTGAAACAGAAATTGAGTCAGATTCAATGGCTTGATGAAGTTAAGACCATGTTGGACGATTCTAAATCAATAACGAGAGAGGATCTCACTAAATTGATTGAACAGGGGATGTCAATTCCACCCCACATAAGTATCGAAACTATGCTATCAAAGTTACAGCAGCTTGTGATTAATATCGACAAGTGGGAGGAGAGAGCCAAGGGATATTTGCAAGCCAAGAGTCGACACAATGTCTGCGTTATTGAGGAATTTATTCAGGAAGCCGATGACATTGATGCTTACTTACCTAGTCTTGATAGTCTCCAGGATATATTGATAAAAGCTAAAAATTGGACCAAGACTGTTGATGAAATTCAAGCCCGTGACATTTTTCCGTACTACGATACTCTCGACGAGCTTGTACGTAAGGGAAAAAATATTCCACTGCATTTAGAACCACTTCCAATGCTCGAGTCAACGCTGTCACAAGCAAAAGCTTGGAAGGAACGAACAGCGAGGacatttttacgtaaaaattcTCATTATACTTTGATGGAAGCCCTGTCACCGCGTATTGGTGTCGGTGTCCAAGCAATGAAGACTAAGAAAAACAAAGGAGACGAGAGTGTTGGTGCACTATATGTCTGCGACACAAAACTTGACGATTCTAGTGACTCGGCAAATGTCGTAGCTGCCTTTAAATTAGCCGAGCAACGTGAAATGGACGCGATGAGAAATTTGAGGGATAGAAATATGCAAAAAGGAACATTAGATGACTCAAGGTATTGCGTTTGTCGCAGGCCACGTTTTGGATTAATGCTGCAGTGCGAATTATGCAAGGATTGGTTCCATTCAAATTGTGTCCCACTTCCAAAGACAATACACAAGGGTAAAGTACAGCCGTCAcgggaaattaaatttctgtgTCCGTGTTGTTTGAGATCACGAAGACCGCGACTTGAGTCCATTCTTGCTCTACTGGTTGGCTTGCAAAAAATTCCCATACGATTACCTGAGGGTGAAGCACTCACTTGTCTCACTGAACGCGCCATGAACTGGCAAGATCGTGCTCGACGTGCACTTGCCACCGAGGAAATATCATCAGTGCTGGCGAAGCTGTCGGCGTTGTCACAGAAACTTGTTGAAGCAGCGGCACGTgagaaaacagaaaaaataataagtaccGAATTGAAGAAGGCTGCTAATAATCCAGAATTACACCAACGAGTACAAGCTATTGCGCCATTAAGTGGCGTACATTCTGATGACAGTGTACTCAGTGCTGct gatgatgacgatgacgtTGTTACCATTGATGGTGATGAACCTTCCTGCAGTACTTTCAATAGTAATGAGCACGCGTATTCGTATA tatcAAAATTACAGCGTAAATTACAATCACAAGGAGGCGAGAGTGCGGTAACCCTGTCGCTGAGTGCCCGAACAAAACTTGAAGACTTAATGATGGAGGGTGATTTACTTGAAGTGGCTCTTGATGAGACCCAGCACATCTGGCGGATTCTCAGTCACACAAATAGCCCGACGACAGTGCGCAAGTACGCGGCATTTGAAGACGTTCAGGCGAATTTCAATTCTGATGTCAAAGATGTGAAAAAGCGCGGGAGAAAGAGAAAGTCTGATGAATTTGATCTGGTGAAATCTATTAGCCGTCAGAAAATAATTGACGAAAAAAATCAGACTGCGAGTCCCAATGCTGTTGTAAAGAAAAAGGGAACTGGGTCAGCGACAAGTAGTCCTGGAGCTGGAGCTGCGGGGTTGAATAATAAAGATAAGAAATTAGTACCACAGAGTCCAATTAAACGTGGACCTCGTAAG atCAAACGAAAGGAAGGAGATGACGTGCCCAAGAAAAAAGGaggaaacagaaaaaaaacaaaacaggATACCTCCGATGAGGAAGACGATTGTGCAGCAGACAATTGCCTCCGACCaaatg gaCGAGAAGTCGACTGGGTACAGTGCGACGGTGGGTGCAACGGGTGGTTCCACATGCACTGCGTCGGTCTCGACAGAACCGAGCTCGCAGAGGAAGATGACTACATCTGCAGCAATTGCAAAGACGCGGATCAAAATACAACG tCTCAGGGTTACCTCAGCGGGGACAACGAGCAGGAGATTGAGGAGCCCACGTCCTTCGCCAGGACCTATTAA